GTTCGCTCGCCGTGCCGATCGCTGCGGACTGCGCGCTGGCGCGGATCGCGCGGTCCGGCCTCGTGGACCTGTGCGCGCCGGACGACGAAGGCGTCGGTGCCGCGATCGCGGAGGCGATCGTCGGCGACGCGCGCGCACCGGGCTGCGTCGTGCCGGTCGAGGCGCACGGCCGGCTGCGCTACGTGCTCTACGGGCTGGCGCCGCGCTACGGCCGACCCATCGCGCGGCGCGTGCGCGCGCGGCTTCAGGCAGAACTCGCGGACGTGATCGCGCGCGTCGAGCGCCCCGCGGCCGCGTGACGGCGCCGCGCCGCCGCGGGCGCGCGGTCAGTGCAGCCAGGGCGGCTCGGTTCCGCCCGGCGGCACCCCGGCGAGCGCGCCGTCCTCGGCCGCCTCGGCGATCGCCCACTGCGCCAGGCGCCGCCGGTTTTCGCGCCGCCGCCGCAGCCAACCGACCACGAGCAAGCCGGCGGCGACGCACCACACCAGCGCGGAGAACAGGCCGACGAGCGACCACAGGTACGTGCGCCGGACGTGCTCGTACCACTCGCGTTCGAGCAGCTCGAGCGGCAGGCCGAACGCTTCGATGGCGGCGCGGTCCACGCCGCCGGTGCGCGCGATCTCGCGCAGGAACTGGCGAAACGGCGCGCGGTTGCCGTCGTCGGCGTCGTCCGCGAAGCGACCGCGCTTGGCCAGGTACGCGACGAAGTCGTAGGCCTGCACGTAGGCGCGCGCCGCGGCGTCGTGGCCGGCCGGGAACGAGTGCGCGAGATCGCGCAGCGCATAGCGGTGACCGCCCCACGCGATGCCGGCGAGTGCGCGCGCGCGGTCGAGCGACATGTCCGCGGAGTGCAGGTACGCGAACCCCTCGTCGAGCCAGCGCGGGGCGCGGCCTCCGAGCGCGGCGCCGAGCGCCAGGTGCGCGAGCTCGTGGGTCACGGTGGACGGCAGGTCGATGTCGCGCGCGCCGCGGCGCAGCGCGACGGCGACGACGCCGTAGCGGGGGAACGCGACGCCGTCGGCCCAGGCCGGGACGCGGGCGCCGCCGGGGGCGACGTCCGACAGGGATGCGGCGTCGCGGACGATGCGGATGTCGACCGCCGGCGGCCGCGGCAGGCCGTCGAGGTCGGCGTAGATCGCGTCGAGGTCGCCGGGCACTTGGGCCGCGACGCGGGCGGCGACGCCGGCGAGGCCCGGCTCGGCGCGCACCGTGAAGCCGTCGCCGGTGACGGCGACCGGCAGCGACACGGCGAGCCACACGGCGATCCACACCCGCCCAGTGTAGAGCGGATCGGCGCGACCGCCCACGTCTTCGGCGAGCGCGGCCGGGCAACTCCGGCCGCGCCCGCGGCGTCGCGCGCCAGTGCGGCGACCGTGCCGGTCGGCGCCTCAGCCGAGCCAGATCGGGCTGGACCACGCCATCTCGCCGTCGACCTGGCGGACGCGCACGTAGACGTAGTCCCACTGCCGGCCCGGCCCGCAGGCGATGCGCACGCGGGCGCGGCAGCGCGCGCCGTCGAGCCGCGGCAGCGCCACCTCGCCGCCGGCCTGGACGAGCGTCACCTCGGCCAGCGCCGCGGTGCCGTCGACCTCGACCGACAGCGCGCCCTCGGTGTCGGCGGGCAGCTCGGCGCCCATCGGCGCGCCGTCGAGGTCGACGCGCAGCCGGATGCGCGCGCCGGTGGTCGCGTAGCAGCGGCGCGCGCGCAGCGCCGCGAGGATCGACGCGCGCGTCGGCTCCGCGCCCGGCAGCGCGGCCAGGCCGCACGCGAACGGGTCGCGCTTGCGGGCGACGCCGTGGTGCCACAGCAGTCCGTGGCTGTCGGTCGACGCGATGAAGCCGAAGCGATGGCCGGCGTCGAGGGCGTCTTTGACGAACTGGCCGGGCAGAACGACGTCGGCCCGCGGCGGAAACGCGCAGGCGTGGTCGTGCTGCTCGTAGCAGCCGTGGACCGAGAACACCTCCCACACGGGTTGCAGCGTCGGGTCGTGGTGGGCGAGGTCGGCGCCGGTCCAGCCGACGTGATGCGGTACCGCGATGCCGTTGTGCGCGCGGACCGCCGCCGCGATGGCGCCGACGTCCTTGTCGGGCAGGCGGTCCGGGCCGCGGTCCTCGAAGTAGACGCACTTGTGGCCCGGACCCGGGTGGCGCGGGCCGGTGAACTCGTAGCCGCACACGGCGGCGAACCGGCCGGGCTCGTCGAACGCATCGGCGACGTCGCGCAGGTAGGCCCACGTCGCCGGGCCGATCGCGCGGCGGCAGAACCGGTCGTGGTCGGTGACCGCGGCGAAGTCCAGGCGCCGGCGGTCGCGCGCCCACAGGTACAGCGCCTCGGGCGTGCCGCAGCCGTCGGAGCACGCGGTGTGCTGGTGCAGGTCGCCAAACAAGGTGTCGCCGATCTTCGCCGGTTCGGGGCCGGGCGGCACGCGCGGCGGGGAGACGGGCGCGGCGGGCGGCGCATCGGTCAACTCGCACGCGGCGACGCCGTCCGGCTCGCGGCGGACCGCGATCACGCGCTCGCCATCGGTTGCCAGTGCAACCGTTCGCCCGCGCCCGCCCCAGTCGTCCGTCGACAACGAGACGCGGGCGCTCCACCGGCCGGCTCGCAGCCGCGCAGCATGCCAGCCGTGCGACGACCGCGCGGCGACCCACACGTCGTCGCCGGCGACCGCGATCGCGGGGAACTCCCACCCCTGATCCGGCCCGGCGACCTCGCGGGCGCCCGCGAGCTCGGCCGGCGGGTGGTAGGCGGTCACGGCGCCCGCGGCGTCGACCGCCGCGACGCGCACCCACCGCACGATGTCGGGCTCGCGGTCGCCCGGCACGTTGGCGTGCCACGCCACCCAGGCCCGCCCGCGGCCGTCCACCGCGATCGCGGGGGCCTCCTGCGGCGCGTCGATCGCGTCGACCTCGACGGCCGCGCCGC
This DNA window, taken from Deltaproteobacteria bacterium, encodes the following:
- a CDS encoding DUF3604 domain-containing protein, producing the protein MLPLRDADEVTATRLVPGRSDLWLAVSRAQLDREGVWAARWDGRRWSEPAPVELGAWAFRPAVARVGGGVAVAAAVPGGIAGALLPDGPRFSIATTAPAQRVALAGDGDGGAWLAWDEVGPHRARVRVARVDGGGRVVPVPGAGVDGRSPALAATHDGAWLAWIGGGVTGAGRARAARLPGGAAVEVDAIDAPQEAPAIAVDGRGRAWVAWHANVPGDREPDIVRWVRVAAVDAAGAVTAYHPPAELAGAREVAGPDQGWEFPAIAVAGDDVWVAARSSHGWHAARLRAGRWSARVSLSTDDWGGRGRTVALATDGERVIAVRREPDGVAACELTDAPPAAPVSPPRVPPGPEPAKIGDTLFGDLHQHTACSDGCGTPEALYLWARDRRRLDFAAVTDHDRFCRRAIGPATWAYLRDVADAFDEPGRFAAVCGYEFTGPRHPGPGHKCVYFEDRGPDRLPDKDVGAIAAAVRAHNGIAVPHHVGWTGADLAHHDPTLQPVWEVFSVHGCYEQHDHACAFPPRADVVLPGQFVKDALDAGHRFGFIASTDSHGLLWHHGVARKRDPFACGLAALPGAEPTRASILAALRARRCYATTGARIRLRVDLDGAPMGAELPADTEGALSVEVDGTAALAEVTLVQAGGEVALPRLDGARCRARVRIACGPGRQWDYVYVRVRQVDGEMAWSSPIWLG